From one Pedobacter faecalis genomic stretch:
- a CDS encoding SusC/RagA family TonB-linked outer membrane protein → MNFSADAARIRNSLFLTNHHFLIHCMRITLLIGIILSLSLQFASASGAKGQAMNAVTLSIKLEDESLIDAIKKIEKTTPFRFLYRSSDVKGVDGLTYNSASVSVEDLMKQLLQGSNLTARQVDDRILITKSAATQKSISRSFREILVQDTVITGTIFDAKSKDRIAGATISVKNSNTRAQTDARGNFRIMTSQGAVLLVSYIGYETQEVTVTKPVLEIRLEESAQSLKGVVVTGIVNQSKSTFTGAARTFNAQELSRVSNNNVLSALKSLDPSFQIPENLNIGSNPNVLPDVVLRGGNTLVDIRQQGAADPFNYQSAPNAPLFILDGFETTLQRINDLDMNRIASVTVLKDAGATAIYGSRGANGVVVIEQLRPVEGKLRFTYNGSTQLEAPDLTGYDLLNAAEKFELEDRSGFFKNTFNTTQNALDLVRENRLIAVRSGVNTDWIAKPLRTGIGQKHNLYVEGGAEAVTYGLNLTYDQKTGVMKGSDRKTTTGNSFFSYRLKNFQFRNDLTLFFNDAANSPYGSFTQYTRLNPYWSPYDANGNLKVYLEEVIDPVTGLRVTNQDFYDNLNGYVGRPVNPLYNASLNITDRTGYRGVTNNFETRWQAKEWLRLTGRLSYTKQNDDSDIFLPAQHSSFANIPTFEKGSYTKGTGDLQRIEGFLTGEANKNFGKHFLSGSATLNIKEVNYNTQSVRVIGFPNPNLDQFILGNQYPTNQKPSGTESITRSFGTLGRIAYNYDSRYLFDATFRLDGSSLYGTDRRYAPFWSLGAGWNLTNEEFLKNHAVINDARLRYTIGTTGSESFESYKGITTSQYYTDREYRGVIASYLLGYGNDMLAWQKTLKQNIGIDLTIFNRFTLNANYFLERTKGSIAFITSAPSTGFAGYYDNMGDVVNKGYELYGRFNILANPSNRNNWSVFVNAFHVTNRIEKISSTIKALNERANSSRSTVPLPKYAEGQSVNVIWAVPSLGIDPASGNELFLSRDGSVVNAYNPADQIIAGDKTSTINGTMGTNFEMKGIGFNIYLRFDFGGDTYNQTLVDRVENANVALYNVDRRVYESRWQKPGDVSFYRGIVNYTNNVNAPITYTTSRFVQKNNFIAGESVSVYYRFSDNLNKRLGLQNTKVTLFGSDIFRASSIKRERGLDYPFAHNYTLQLQTTF, encoded by the coding sequence ATGAATTTTTCTGCAGATGCAGCAAGAATCAGGAATTCTTTGTTCCTGACAAACCACCATTTCTTAATTCACTGTATGCGTATAACCTTACTCATCGGCATTATCCTCTCGCTTTCATTACAATTTGCCTCCGCCTCCGGCGCGAAAGGCCAGGCGATGAATGCGGTTACCTTAAGTATTAAACTTGAGGATGAAAGCCTTATAGATGCGATCAAGAAGATCGAAAAAACTACGCCCTTCAGATTTCTTTACCGGAGCTCTGATGTAAAGGGTGTTGATGGCCTTACATATAATTCGGCTTCTGTTAGTGTTGAAGACCTGATGAAGCAGTTGCTGCAGGGCTCTAATCTAACTGCCCGGCAGGTAGATGACCGGATTTTAATTACGAAGAGTGCAGCGACGCAGAAGAGTATTTCGCGGTCTTTCCGCGAGATTCTGGTACAGGATACGGTGATCACAGGTACAATATTCGATGCGAAATCTAAGGACCGCATTGCCGGAGCCACCATATCGGTAAAGAATTCCAATACCCGCGCGCAGACAGACGCCAGAGGTAACTTCAGAATAATGACCTCACAAGGGGCTGTTTTACTGGTGAGTTATATCGGTTACGAAACTCAGGAGGTAACTGTAACCAAGCCTGTGCTGGAGATCCGGCTTGAGGAATCTGCTCAGTCGCTTAAAGGCGTCGTGGTAACTGGTATAGTAAACCAAAGCAAATCGACCTTTACCGGTGCAGCTCGTACATTTAACGCTCAGGAGCTTTCGAGAGTAAGTAATAATAATGTGCTGAGTGCTTTGAAGTCGCTCGACCCTTCGTTCCAGATTCCGGAAAATCTTAACATCGGATCGAATCCAAACGTGCTTCCTGACGTGGTTTTGCGGGGTGGAAATACGTTAGTCGATATCAGGCAGCAAGGAGCAGCAGATCCGTTTAACTACCAGTCGGCCCCTAACGCGCCTTTATTTATCCTTGATGGTTTTGAAACGACTCTTCAGCGTATCAATGACCTTGATATGAACAGGATTGCCAGTGTAACAGTACTAAAGGACGCTGGTGCTACTGCTATTTATGGCTCGAGAGGAGCTAATGGCGTAGTAGTTATCGAACAATTAAGACCAGTTGAGGGTAAACTTAGATTTACCTATAATGGTAGCACGCAATTGGAAGCGCCCGACCTGACAGGCTATGATCTTCTGAATGCAGCGGAAAAATTCGAGCTGGAAGACCGAAGCGGCTTCTTTAAGAACACTTTTAACACCACACAAAATGCACTGGATCTTGTTCGCGAAAACAGGCTGATTGCTGTTCGTTCAGGCGTAAATACCGATTGGATAGCTAAGCCACTTAGAACGGGTATAGGTCAAAAACATAATCTTTATGTAGAGGGCGGCGCTGAAGCTGTGACTTACGGACTTAACCTTACTTACGATCAGAAAACGGGCGTTATGAAGGGGTCTGACAGAAAGACCACTACTGGCAACTCTTTCTTCTCGTACAGACTAAAGAACTTTCAATTCAGAAACGACCTGACCCTGTTCTTTAATGATGCTGCAAACTCGCCATATGGTTCTTTTACGCAATATACCAGGCTAAATCCTTACTGGAGCCCTTACGATGCTAATGGGAATTTAAAGGTTTATCTGGAAGAGGTGATAGACCCGGTTACCGGTTTGCGTGTGACAAACCAGGATTTTTATGATAACCTGAACGGCTATGTAGGCCGACCGGTTAACCCACTTTACAACGCTTCTTTGAACATTACAGATCGCACAGGTTATCGGGGTGTAACGAATAATTTTGAAACTCGCTGGCAGGCCAAAGAATGGCTTCGTTTGACGGGGCGTTTGTCTTACACAAAGCAGAACGACGACTCGGACATTTTCCTTCCTGCTCAACATAGTTCATTTGCAAACATTCCAACATTTGAGAAGGGCTCTTACACCAAAGGAACAGGGGATCTGCAAAGAATCGAGGGATTCCTGACTGGTGAAGCCAACAAGAACTTCGGAAAACACTTCCTTTCAGGTTCGGCAACTTTGAACATCAAAGAGGTTAACTATAATACGCAATCGGTACGTGTGATCGGTTTTCCAAATCCTAACCTGGATCAGTTCATTTTGGGTAACCAGTACCCAACCAATCAAAAGCCCTCAGGAACGGAGAGTATAACGCGTTCTTTTGGTACGCTGGGCAGGATAGCTTACAACTACGACAGCCGTTATCTGTTTGATGCGACTTTCCGTCTAGACGGTTCATCACTGTATGGAACTGACAGACGCTATGCACCTTTCTGGTCGCTGGGCGCTGGTTGGAACCTTACCAATGAGGAGTTCCTGAAAAATCACGCTGTAATCAATGATGCCCGCCTGCGGTATACCATTGGTACTACTGGTTCAGAAAGTTTCGAGAGTTATAAGGGTATTACCACCAGTCAGTATTATACCGACAGGGAATATCGCGGAGTGATTGCTTCATATTTACTCGGCTATGGTAACGATATGCTGGCATGGCAGAAGACCTTGAAGCAAAACATTGGTATTGACCTGACTATCTTTAACAGGTTTACGTTAAATGCTAACTATTTCCTTGAAAGAACAAAAGGAAGTATTGCATTTATCACCAGTGCCCCTTCTACTGGTTTTGCGGGCTATTACGACAACATGGGTGATGTAGTAAATAAAGGATACGAACTTTATGGCCGTTTTAACATACTTGCAAACCCAAGCAACCGCAATAACTGGTCGGTATTTGTGAATGCTTTTCATGTAACCAACCGGATAGAAAAAATATCATCTACCATTAAGGCATTAAATGAGCGGGCAAATTCTTCGCGGTCGACAGTACCTTTGCCGAAGTATGCGGAAGGCCAATCTGTAAACGTGATCTGGGCTGTACCTTCACTTGGTATAGATCCGGCTTCCGGAAACGAGCTGTTTCTAAGCAGGGATGGATCTGTAGTGAATGCGTATAACCCCGCCGATCAGATCATCGCGGGGGACAAGACGTCGACGATCAACGGAACCATGGGTACAAACTTTGAAATGAAGGGCATTGGATTTAATATTTACCTGCGTTTTGATTTCGGTGGCGACACTTATAATCAGACGTTGGTTGACCGTGTAGAGAATGCTAACGTGGCTTTGTATAATGTGGACAGAAGGGTGTACGAATCAAGATGGCAAAAACCGGGGGATGTTTCTTTCTATAGGGGTATTGTAAACTATACGAATAACGTTAATGCACCGATTACGTATACAACTTCGCGTTTTGTTCAAAAGAACAATTTCATCGCAGGTGAAAGCGTTTCTGTTTACTATCGTTTTTCTGACAACCTGAACAAACGTTTAGGTCTGCAAAACACTAAAGTAACTCTTTTTGGAAGTGATATTTTCCGTGCCTCCAGTATTAAACGCGAAAGGGGTCTGGATTATCCTTTTGCGCATAACTACACTTTACAATTACAGACCACTTTCTAA
- a CDS encoding FecR family protein: MKKPDFKDILEKYAAGKCTDEERALLEGWYLSQLKNGQRPSEEQLAKVKEEMWNELSEKSLVERYSVMRILKWSAVAAALAAAVLFTYKLDWKKGAPSSVKEQSTLAAPGKAEVKLLKASDVENTMMKLPDGSMVILAKGSSLTLFSDFNGASGRKVRLEGKAYFDIAHDPSRPFIIHTGNVLTRVLGTAFDITTSAGSKTVKVNVIRGKVEVKNTVSRQVTYLHRDMQLVFGEDNRVTLRQEVNAEQELAWRQQDLEFNDISLEDAVQRLEEQFGYKIVVSDPDLRKQKFTYSMRSNESPDSFMKSFCEFLMATYSINKELKTISIQPLKPTST, from the coding sequence GGCTGGTACTTGTCGCAGCTAAAAAATGGTCAGCGCCCTTCAGAGGAACAGCTTGCAAAAGTCAAGGAAGAAATGTGGAACGAGCTGTCTGAGAAGTCTCTTGTTGAGCGGTATAGCGTAATGCGGATCCTCAAGTGGTCGGCCGTTGCAGCAGCACTTGCGGCTGCCGTATTATTTACATACAAACTGGATTGGAAGAAGGGTGCACCCAGTTCTGTTAAAGAACAATCGACACTTGCCGCTCCCGGAAAAGCTGAAGTTAAATTGCTTAAAGCCTCTGACGTAGAGAATACCATGATGAAATTGCCTGATGGCAGTATGGTGATACTGGCCAAGGGGAGTAGTCTTACGTTGTTTTCTGATTTTAACGGCGCATCCGGCCGGAAAGTTAGGTTAGAAGGCAAGGCGTACTTTGATATTGCCCATGATCCGTCCAGGCCATTCATAATTCACACAGGCAACGTTCTCACGAGAGTGCTGGGTACTGCTTTTGATATTACGACCTCTGCCGGCAGTAAGACGGTCAAGGTTAATGTGATACGGGGCAAGGTGGAGGTGAAAAATACCGTATCCCGCCAGGTTACTTATTTGCATAGAGATATGCAGCTTGTATTTGGAGAAGATAACCGGGTAACTCTGAGACAGGAGGTAAACGCGGAGCAGGAACTTGCCTGGAGACAGCAGGATCTGGAATTCAATGATATTTCACTGGAAGATGCCGTTCAGCGTCTGGAGGAGCAATTCGGATATAAGATTGTGGTAAGTGATCCGGATTTAAGGAAGCAAAAATTTACCTACTCAATGCGTAGCAATGAGTCTCCAGACTCTTTTATGAAGAGTTTTTGTGAGTTTCTAATGGCAACTTATAGCATCAATAAAGAGCTTAAAACCATATCAATTCAACCTTTAAAACCAACAAGTACATGA